One stretch of Arachis duranensis cultivar V14167 chromosome 1, aradu.V14167.gnm2.J7QH, whole genome shotgun sequence DNA includes these proteins:
- the LOC127748458 gene encoding uncharacterized protein LOC127748458 — protein sequence MASTGFNNNNTSEGNSTARPPLFSGTNYSYWKNKMRIWIRSQDVRIWKVIENGNHIPTKTTSAKEGEVSVSKQVPKGEDEYSDDDWKKVAMNDKAINFIHCALNEHDYMKISTCETAKEIWDKLQITYEGIDHVKESKVFMLVHEWENFKMKDEESIEEALERLSKIFNNLSMLGTKYNDKQIVTKVLTSLTPKWNSKVNAIVEGRLYVQLTFDQLRGNLLTYEMTMLNRQKGEESKKKSLALKTTSLQEESDDNEEEGDEEFALLFIKKIQ from the coding sequence ATGGCAAGCACAGgctttaacaacaacaacactagCGAAGGTAACTCAACCGCTAGACCTCCTCTTTTTAGCGGAACAAATTACTCTTATTGGAAAAATAAGATGAGAATTTGGATCCGTTCTCAAGATGTGAGGATTTGGAAAGTTATTGAGAATGGAAATCACATTCCAACAAAGACAACAAGCGCTAAAGAAGGAGAAGTCTCCGTCTCAAAGCAAGTACCgaaaggagaagatgaataTAGTGACGATGATTGGAAGAAAGTGGCAATGAATGATAAAGCCATCAACTTCATTCATTGTGCACTTAACGAGCATGATTATATGAAGATCTCTACATGTGAAACCGCTAAAGAGATTTGGGAtaaactccaaatcacttacgaAGGAATCGACCACGTTAAAGAATCAAAGGTATTTATGTTGGTTCATGAAtgggaaaattttaaaatgaaagatGAAGAGAGCATTGAAGAAGCTCTTGAAAGACTCTCCAAGATCTTCAACAATCTAAGCATGCTTGGTACAAAATACAATGATAAACAAATTGTGACCAAGGTGCTTACAAGCCTTACACCAAAATGGAACTCCAAAGTGAACGCTATTGTGGAAGGAAGACTCTATGTTCAACTTACATTTGATCAACTACGAGGTAATCTACTCACCTATGAAATGACTATGCTAAATAGACAAAAAGGTGaagaaagcaagaagaaaagTCTCGCCCTTAAAACAACATCACTGCAAGAAGAGAGCGatgataatgaagaagaaggagatgaaGAATTTGCActcttatttattaaaaagattCAATAA